The sequence below is a genomic window from Brooklawnia cerclae.
GAGTTCCCGACCTGGACGACCCGTGCGTCCCGGGCGAGGTGCGTGGCGGCGACGGCCAGTGGGGTGCCCCACAGCAGGTCGACGATGACGTCGAAGCCGTTCGGTGCGACCGTGCCGAGCACCGTGTCGAATGCTGCGGGATCGGCCACTGATGCGGGTGTGCCGCCGAGCCGCTCCACTCGGTCCAGGCCCTCCGCGGATCGCGCCGTACCCACGACGATGCCCGCACCCAGTGCACGGGCCGCTTGCACGGCAATGGTGCCGACCGCCCCGGTAGCACCCAGGACGAGAACCGATTCGCCCGCCGCCAGGTGACCGGACCGGGTGAGCGCCAGCCACGCCGCCACGCCGGGGACGCCCAGGGCTGCGGCGCGGACCTCGTCCAGGCCGTCGGGCACCGGTGTGGTCTCGGCGCCGGCCAGGGGGACGAACTCGGCGAACGACCCATAGGGCGCCGGGGGCGCGAAGAAGTACCTGAGCTCGCCGTCTGGTGTACGGGCGACGCCTTCCAGCCCGGCGACGGCGGGGGGCACGAGCCGGCGGAACGCCATCGTGCCCGCGGCGATGACGCGGTCGACCGGGTTCAGCGGCGCAGCGACGACGCGCGCCACCGAATCGGAGGCCGGCGG
It includes:
- a CDS encoding quinone oxidoreductase family protein — protein: MRAVVVSSVGADAGVADFPEPPASDSVARVVAAPLNPVDRVIAAGTMAFRRLVPPAVAGLEGVARTPDGELRYFFAPPAPYGSFAEFVPLAGAETTPVPDGLDEVRAAALGVPGVAAWLALTRSGHLAAGESVLVLGATGAVGTIAVQAARALGAGIVVGTARSAEGLDRVERLGGTPASVADPAAFDTVLGTVAPNGFDVIVDLLWGTPLAVAATHLARDARVVQVGNSAGPTATINAPAFRNKGAILVGHSNFLASTEERLSAFAQLAGLAATGELEVAADPIGFDDFDKAWHGEGPAKPVLIP